A stretch of the Streptococcus himalayensis genome encodes the following:
- a CDS encoding glycosyltransferase, protein MIYIFNERLTLVPSGVEYAEVQLANLLRELDIDFKFIFAGWTGPGNLVDYGRKVGYQPDDLMSIYHLFTDLELSGASLTVDKILPLYSDYRNCIEKSAEKEVYQQGDYRLFLYLFDSYVSHAMIEKNGILVQVDYYTSQLSHSEFFNRGQFIQREFYNKDGSCALKETVHQWDSSFEYKDYQWSSKQEFMKYVMNGLDLKESDTIILDRYAFIDQDILPFTGKAKVIATLHSEHFMRDFYPEKLVFNPHYQYIFRNSHLVDVFRVMTQAQKELLGEHLDRLGIQGRIEAIPPTYLAKEPPQTGEKLSYRLLTASRIAPEKRLDLLVQSIVKASQELPQLQLAIYGGGDQESLQELIDSVGMQDKISLKGHTENVVEYYSQYDAYISSSPGESFGLSTFDALGQGLPLIVRKVPYGNLEMVEGNGILVEGEADDEVVENMAKAIVQFYQEDRHVEYQKNSLAKALQYTKEKTKQQWKELLESI, encoded by the coding sequence ATGATCTATATCTTCAATGAACGCCTGACACTGGTTCCGAGCGGAGTAGAGTACGCAGAGGTTCAATTAGCCAATTTACTGCGTGAGTTAGATATCGACTTTAAGTTTATTTTTGCAGGTTGGACTGGGCCTGGAAATCTAGTGGACTATGGACGGAAAGTTGGTTATCAACCAGACGATCTCATGTCTATTTATCATTTGTTCACAGACTTAGAATTAAGTGGCGCTTCATTAACGGTTGATAAAATTCTTCCTCTTTATTCTGATTACAGAAACTGTATAGAAAAGAGTGCAGAGAAAGAAGTTTACCAGCAGGGCGATTATCGTTTGTTTCTCTATTTATTTGATTCCTATGTGAGCCATGCGATGATTGAAAAAAATGGTATTCTAGTTCAGGTTGATTACTATACGAGTCAATTATCGCATTCGGAGTTCTTTAATCGCGGTCAATTTATCCAACGAGAGTTCTATAATAAAGACGGCTCTTGTGCATTGAAGGAAACGGTTCATCAATGGGACTCATCTTTTGAATACAAAGACTACCAGTGGTCTTCTAAGCAAGAATTCATGAAGTATGTTATGAATGGTCTAGATCTGAAAGAGTCAGATACGATTATATTGGATCGCTATGCTTTTATCGATCAAGATATTCTTCCTTTCACAGGGAAAGCAAAGGTGATTGCGACTCTTCACTCGGAACATTTTATGAGGGATTTTTATCCAGAAAAGCTGGTTTTCAATCCTCATTACCAGTATATCTTTAGGAATTCTCATCTTGTAGATGTATTTCGAGTGATGACGCAAGCACAAAAAGAATTGCTTGGGGAACATCTTGACAGGTTGGGCATTCAAGGGAGAATCGAGGCTATTCCTCCGACTTATCTGGCAAAGGAGCCTCCTCAAACGGGGGAAAAACTATCTTATCGGCTATTGACAGCTAGTCGGATAGCTCCTGAAAAGCGCCTAGATTTGCTGGTTCAATCTATTGTTAAAGCCAGTCAAGAACTTCCTCAGCTTCAATTAGCTATTTATGGCGGCGGCGATCAAGAATCATTACAGGAACTTATTGATTCAGTAGGAATGCAGGATAAGATTTCCCTAAAAGGTCATACTGAAAATGTAGTCGAGTATTATTCACAATACGATGCTTATATCAGTAGTTCGCCAGGGGAATCGTTTGGCTTATCAACCTTTGACGCGTTAGGCCAAGGTTTGCCCCTCATTGTACGAAAAGTTCCGTATGGAAATTTAGAAATGGTAGAGGGCAATGGCATACTGGTTGAAGGTGAAGCGGATGATGAGGTGGTAGAAAATATGGCAAAGGCTATCGTACAATTCTACCAAGAAGATCGTCACGTAGAGTATCAAAAAAATAGCCTTGCAAAAGCGTTGCAGTATACAAAAGAAAAAACGAAACAACAATGGAAGGAACTTTTAGAAAGTATCTAA
- a CDS encoding ISL3 family transposase: MEQLNLITNFLKMKDKNITITNECDMGTHLELHGHLDYTAPKCPSCKGQMAKYDFQKASKIPYLETAGYPLLIRLRKRRFKCKECGKIAVAETPIVKKNHQISVAVNQKIAQLLIEKQAMTHIAHRLSISTSTVIRKLNEFKFETDWAKLPEVMSWDEYAFKKGKMSFIAQDFDTNNIIAILDGRTQATIRNHFLRYPRQVRNRVKFITMDMFSPYYQLAKQLFPHAKIVLDRFHIVQHLSRAMNRVRTQIMNAFDRKSHEYKTLKRYWKLVQQDSRKLSDKRFYRPTFRMHLTNQEIVAKLLGYSQELREHYELYQLLLFHFQEKQADQFFGLIQDDRQTVNPIFQTVFNTFLKDKDKILNAMELPYSNAKLEATNNLIKVIKRNAFGFRNFENFKKRILIAINIKKEKTNLVLSRC; this comes from the coding sequence ATGGAACAACTAAATCTTATCACAAATTTTCTCAAAATGAAAGACAAAAATATCACGATCACTAATGAATGCGACATGGGAACTCACTTAGAACTCCACGGTCACTTGGATTACACAGCCCCTAAATGCCCTTCCTGCAAGGGACAAATGGCTAAGTACGACTTCCAGAAAGCCTCTAAAATCCCCTACTTAGAAACTGCTGGCTACCCGCTACTTATCCGCCTTCGAAAGCGTCGTTTCAAGTGCAAGGAATGTGGGAAAATAGCGGTCGCTGAAACTCCTATTGTTAAGAAGAACCATCAAATCTCTGTCGCTGTCAACCAGAAAATCGCACAATTACTCATCGAAAAGCAAGCAATGACACATATCGCACACAGACTCTCCATTTCAACATCTACAGTTATTCGAAAACTCAATGAGTTTAAGTTTGAAACGGATTGGGCTAAGCTTCCAGAAGTCATGTCCTGGGATGAGTATGCCTTCAAGAAAGGGAAAATGAGCTTTATCGCTCAAGATTTTGACACAAATAACATCATCGCTATCCTTGATGGAAGAACGCAAGCAACCATCCGAAATCACTTTCTGAGATACCCTAGACAGGTCAGAAACCGCGTTAAATTCATCACTATGGACATGTTTAGCCCTTACTATCAACTAGCCAAACAACTTTTTCCTCATGCTAAAATCGTGCTTGATCGCTTCCACATTGTGCAACATCTCAGCCGTGCTATGAACCGTGTCCGTACCCAAATCATGAATGCTTTTGACCGCAAATCGCATGAATACAAGACGCTCAAACGCTACTGGAAACTGGTACAACAAGATAGCCGTAAACTCAGTGACAAGCGGTTCTATCGCCCTACTTTTCGCATGCACTTAACCAACCAGGAGATTGTCGCTAAACTGCTCGGCTATTCTCAAGAACTGAGAGAACACTACGAGCTCTATCAACTACTGCTTTTTCACTTCCAGGAGAAGCAAGCTGACCAGTTTTTTGGACTTATCCAAGACGATCGGCAGACTGTCAACCCGATTTTCCAGACCGTATTTAATACCTTTTTGAAGGACAAGGATAAGATTCTCAACGCCATGGAATTGCCTTACTCAAATGCCAAACTTGAGGCGACGAATAATCTCATCAAAGTCATCAAGCGTAATGCCTTTGGATTTCGGAACTTTGAAAACTTCAAAAAGCGGATTTTGATTGCCATCAACATCAAAAAAGAGAAGACCAATTTGGTCCTCTCTAGGTGTTAG
- the pyk gene encoding pyruvate kinase encodes MNKRVKIVATLGPAVEIRGGKKFGDDGYWGEKLDVESSAQNIAKLIEAGANTFRFNFSHGDHEEQGARMATVKRAEEIAGKRVGFLLDTKGPEIRTELFEGDAKEYSYKTGENIRVATAQGIQSTREVIALNVAGGLDVFDDVAVGQQILIDDGKLGLRVFAKDDEKREFEVTVENDGVIAKQKGVNIPNTKIPFPALADRDNADIRFGLEQGINFIAISFVRTAKDVNEVRAICEETGNGHVQLFAKIENQQGIDNLDEIIEAADGIMIARGDMGIEVPFEMVPVYQKMIIKKVNAAGKVVITATNMLETMTEKPRATRSEVSDVFNAVIDGTDATMLSGESANGKYPLESVTTMATIDKNAQTLLNEYGRLSTAEFERNSKTEVMASAVKDATNSMDIKLVVTITKTGHTARLISKYRPDADILAVTFDELTQRSLTLNWGVIPVVTEKPSTTDDMFDLAERIAVDEGLVESGDNIVIVAGVPLGEASRTNTMRIRTVR; translated from the coding sequence ATGAATAAACGCGTAAAAATCGTTGCAACCTTAGGACCTGCGGTAGAAATCCGTGGTGGCAAAAAATTTGGAGATGATGGTTACTGGGGTGAAAAACTAGATGTCGAATCATCTGCACAAAATATTGCAAAATTGATTGAAGCTGGAGCAAATACTTTCCGTTTCAACTTCTCTCACGGTGACCACGAAGAGCAAGGTGCTCGTATGGCAACTGTAAAACGCGCAGAAGAAATTGCTGGTAAACGAGTTGGTTTCCTTTTGGATACAAAAGGTCCAGAAATTCGGACAGAATTGTTTGAAGGCGATGCAAAAGAGTACAGCTACAAAACTGGTGAAAATATCCGTGTTGCCACTGCTCAAGGCATTCAATCTACCCGTGAAGTGATTGCTTTGAATGTAGCTGGTGGACTTGATGTCTTTGATGATGTAGCAGTTGGTCAACAAATTCTTATCGACGATGGAAAACTTGGTCTTCGTGTCTTTGCAAAAGATGATGAAAAACGCGAATTTGAAGTAACGGTTGAAAACGACGGTGTCATCGCAAAACAAAAAGGGGTGAACATCCCAAATACAAAAATTCCTTTCCCAGCACTTGCTGATCGGGATAATGCGGATATTCGCTTTGGTTTGGAACAAGGAATCAACTTCATCGCGATTTCATTCGTTCGTACAGCAAAAGATGTTAACGAAGTTCGTGCGATTTGTGAAGAAACTGGCAACGGTCATGTTCAATTGTTTGCAAAAATTGAAAACCAACAAGGGATTGACAACTTGGATGAAATCATCGAAGCTGCAGATGGCATCATGATTGCCCGTGGAGATATGGGAATTGAAGTGCCATTTGAAATGGTTCCAGTGTACCAAAAAATGATTATCAAGAAAGTCAATGCAGCTGGTAAAGTGGTCATCACTGCTACAAACATGCTTGAAACCATGACTGAAAAACCACGTGCAACTCGTTCAGAAGTATCAGATGTCTTTAACGCTGTTATTGACGGAACGGATGCAACCATGCTTTCAGGAGAGTCTGCAAATGGTAAATACCCACTTGAGTCTGTGACAACAATGGCAACCATTGATAAAAATGCCCAAACATTGTTGAATGAATACGGTCGTTTGTCAACAGCTGAATTCGAACGCAATTCTAAGACAGAAGTAATGGCATCAGCTGTCAAAGATGCGACGAACTCAATGGATATTAAATTAGTTGTAACGATTACCAAAACTGGTCACACAGCTCGCTTGATTTCTAAATACCGTCCAGATGCAGATATCTTGGCTGTTACCTTTGATGAATTAACCCAACGTTCATTGACTTTGAACTGGGGTGTCATTCCAGTGGTTACTGAAAAGCCATCTACAACAGACGATATGTTTGACCTTGCAGAACGCATTGCAGTAGACGAAGGTTTGGTTGAATCAGGAGATAACATTGTTATTGTTGCAGGTGTTCCTCTTGGAGAAGCAAGCCGCACAAATACAATGCGTATCCGCACGGTTCGTTAA
- the pfkA gene encoding 6-phosphofructokinase has translation MKRIAVLTSGGDAPGMNAAIRAVVRKAISEGMEVFGIYDGYAGMVAGEIHPLDASSVGDVISRGGTFLHSARYPEFAQLEGQLKGIEQLKKHGIEGVVVIGGDGSYHGAMRLTEHGFPAVGVPGTIDNDIVGTDFTIGFDTAVTTAVDAIDKIRDTSASHRRTFVIEVMGRNAGDIALWAGIATGADEIIIPEEGFKIEEIVESIRRGYELGKKHNIIVLAEGIMQAVEFAKLLKEAGDESDLRVTDLGHIQRGGSPTARDRVLASRMGAHAVTLLKEGRGGLAVGIRNEQMVENPILGTAEEGALFSLTEDGKIIVNNPHKADLELADLNRSISS, from the coding sequence ATGAAACGTATTGCTGTTTTGACTAGTGGTGGTGACGCCCCTGGGATGAATGCTGCTATTCGTGCAGTTGTTCGTAAAGCAATTTCCGAAGGAATGGAAGTTTTTGGGATTTATGATGGCTATGCTGGTATGGTTGCTGGTGAAATCCATCCCCTAGATGCTTCTTCAGTGGGAGATGTTATCTCTCGCGGAGGAACCTTCCTTCATTCAGCTCGTTATCCTGAGTTTGCCCAATTAGAAGGTCAGCTTAAAGGAATTGAGCAATTGAAAAAACATGGGATTGAAGGTGTTGTTGTTATCGGTGGTGATGGATCTTACCACGGGGCGATGCGCTTGACAGAGCACGGCTTCCCAGCTGTCGGTGTTCCGGGAACAATCGACAATGATATCGTTGGGACAGATTTCACTATCGGTTTTGATACCGCTGTGACAACTGCTGTTGATGCGATTGACAAGATTCGTGATACATCTGCAAGTCACCGTCGTACCTTTGTTATCGAAGTTATGGGACGTAATGCGGGAGATATCGCACTCTGGGCAGGGATTGCTACGGGAGCTGATGAAATCATCATTCCTGAAGAAGGCTTTAAGATTGAAGAAATTGTAGAGAGCATTCGTCGTGGCTACGAACTTGGTAAAAAACACAATATCATCGTTCTTGCCGAAGGAATTATGCAGGCTGTTGAATTTGCAAAATTGCTCAAAGAAGCTGGAGATGAGAGCGATCTTCGTGTTACAGACCTTGGACATATCCAACGTGGTGGTTCACCAACTGCACGCGACCGCGTTCTTGCATCTCGTATGGGAGCGCACGCGGTTACTCTTTTGAAAGAAGGACGCGGTGGTCTTGCCGTTGGAATTCGTAATGAGCAAATGGTAGAAAATCCAATCCTTGGTACAGCTGAAGAAGGAGCACTCTTTAGCTTGACAGAAGATGGAAAAATCATCGTCAACAATCCTCATAAAGCAGATCTCGAATTGGCTGACCTTAACCGTAGCATTTCAAGCTAA
- a CDS encoding DNA polymerase III subunit alpha: MVVQLDTKTVYSFMDSLVPIQKYVKKAKEMGYRYLGIMDKDNLYGAYHFLEVTSSHGIQPLIGLEVSFLWEETLLDVRLLALSTLGYQHLMKISTLKMTGKDSWSDIRHLLEDVAVIVPASAGVDELDLGVDFYIGVTPKTPQQSFRHKTLPLSTVRFFDSGDLETLQMLRAIRDNVSLREAELPVPDEYLLTPQDLASLFEKTFPESLHNLEELVSGVSYTINQDLKLPCFNVERPAVEELREKAEAGLLKKGLLSSAYQQRLEEELAVIHQMGFDDYFLIVWDLLRFGRSQSYYMGMGRGSAVGSLVAYALEITGIDPVQNNLLFERFLNVERYTMPDIDIDIPDVYRPEFIRYVRDRYGTMHAAQIVTYSTFGAKQAIRDVFKRFGVPEYELTNITRKISFKDTLTSAYERNLSFRQIINSNPDYQKAFAIAKKIEGNPRQTSVHAAGVVMSDDDLTDYIPLKYGEDMYITQYDAHGVESNGLLKMDFLGLRNLTFVQRMKEAVLEKYGQDIAIEDIDLEDEATLALFARGETKGIFQFEQAGAIHLLRRVQPVCFEEVVATTSLNRPGASDYIDNFVRRKHGQERVEILDPSLTDILAPTYGIMLYQEQVMQVAQRFGGFTLGKADILRRAMGKKDAKEMHKMEEDFVTGAIALGHSEEKARQVFAIMEKFAGYGFNRSHAYAYSALAFQLAYFKTHFPDVFFDIMLNYSSSEYLTDALNFGFEVAPLTINTIPYKDKFQDKKIYLGLKNIKGLPRDFAYWMIEHRPFTSVEDFMLRLPRQYHKPTLLTPIIQLGLFDSFEKNRRKIVENLSNLFVFVDELGSLFADTTYSWIQVEDYTPAEKFEFEQFIIGVGLSEHPLAELAKNAIHPYKAIVDLVANTRETILVEVQSIKVIRTKAGENMAFMQVSDSKNKLEVTVFAEAFRHYQSLLHEKGFYYLTGRMQEREGRLQMLLNEAEEATNERFWIQVAGHEHDVAISNILHQYTGTIPVVIRYENEKKTVFALHFKVQKSAELQQMLEKMTMKTIYR, translated from the coding sequence ATGGTTGTGCAGCTGGATACAAAGACGGTTTATTCTTTTATGGATAGTCTGGTACCCATCCAAAAATATGTTAAAAAAGCCAAAGAGATGGGGTATCGCTATCTTGGGATAATGGACAAGGACAATCTTTATGGTGCCTATCATTTTCTGGAAGTGACAAGCTCTCATGGCATTCAGCCCTTGATTGGCTTGGAGGTGAGCTTTTTATGGGAAGAAACGCTTCTGGATGTTCGTTTACTAGCACTTTCGACGCTTGGTTACCAGCATTTAATGAAGATTTCTACTTTAAAGATGACTGGGAAAGATTCTTGGTCGGACATTCGTCATTTATTGGAGGATGTGGCGGTCATTGTCCCAGCCAGTGCAGGGGTGGATGAGTTGGATTTAGGGGTGGACTTTTACATCGGGGTCACGCCCAAAACGCCACAGCAATCATTTCGCCATAAGACGCTGCCTCTTTCAACCGTTCGTTTTTTTGATTCGGGCGACTTGGAGACCTTGCAAATGCTCCGCGCCATCCGTGACAATGTTAGTTTACGCGAGGCAGAATTGCCCGTGCCAGATGAATATCTCCTTACTCCGCAAGATTTGGCCAGTCTTTTTGAAAAAACGTTTCCCGAAAGTTTACACAACTTAGAAGAATTAGTCTCAGGCGTTTCCTATACCATCAATCAAGACCTAAAATTACCTTGTTTCAATGTAGAGCGTCCAGCTGTTGAAGAATTGCGGGAGAAAGCAGAGGCTGGCTTGCTTAAAAAGGGCTTGCTGAGTTCAGCTTATCAACAGCGTTTGGAAGAGGAGCTTGCTGTTATTCACCAGATGGGATTTGATGACTATTTTTTAATTGTCTGGGATTTGTTGCGTTTCGGTCGCAGTCAGTCCTATTATATGGGCATGGGACGCGGGTCTGCAGTAGGAAGCCTTGTGGCCTATGCACTGGAAATTACTGGGATTGATCCTGTTCAAAACAATCTTCTCTTTGAGCGTTTCTTAAATGTAGAACGCTACACCATGCCAGATATTGATATTGATATTCCAGATGTTTACCGACCAGAGTTTATCCGCTATGTCAGAGACCGCTATGGAACGATGCATGCAGCGCAGATTGTTACCTATTCGACCTTTGGTGCTAAACAGGCCATTCGTGATGTTTTCAAACGTTTTGGGGTTCCAGAGTATGAATTAACCAATATCACGAGAAAAATTAGTTTTAAAGACACCTTGACTTCTGCTTATGAGCGCAACCTGTCTTTTCGTCAGATCATCAATAGCAATCCTGACTATCAAAAGGCTTTTGCCATTGCGAAGAAAATAGAAGGCAATCCTCGCCAAACCTCCGTCCATGCTGCTGGAGTGGTGATGAGCGATGATGATTTGACAGACTACATTCCCCTCAAGTATGGGGAAGATATGTATATCACCCAGTATGACGCCCATGGTGTGGAAAGCAATGGTCTTTTAAAAATGGATTTCTTGGGCTTGCGCAATCTGACCTTTGTCCAACGGATGAAAGAGGCTGTCTTGGAAAAGTATGGACAAGATATCGCGATTGAAGACATTGACTTAGAAGATGAAGCGACCCTAGCCTTGTTTGCCCGTGGAGAGACCAAGGGAATTTTTCAGTTTGAACAAGCTGGTGCAATCCATCTCTTGCGGCGCGTGCAACCAGTCTGTTTTGAGGAAGTAGTAGCCACTACCAGCTTGAATAGGCCTGGTGCGAGTGATTACATTGATAATTTTGTCCGCAGAAAGCACGGTCAAGAGCGAGTAGAAATTTTAGACCCTAGTTTGACAGATATTTTAGCACCGACCTATGGCATTATGCTTTACCAAGAGCAGGTCATGCAGGTTGCCCAGCGTTTTGGAGGCTTCACACTGGGGAAGGCTGATATTTTACGGCGAGCCATGGGGAAAAAAGACGCCAAGGAAATGCACAAAATGGAGGAAGATTTTGTGACAGGAGCGATAGCTCTGGGGCATTCTGAAGAAAAAGCTCGTCAGGTCTTTGCCATCATGGAGAAATTTGCAGGCTACGGTTTTAATCGTAGTCATGCCTATGCCTATTCAGCTCTTGCTTTTCAGCTGGCCTATTTTAAAACTCATTTTCCAGATGTCTTTTTTGATATTATGCTCAATTATTCGAGTAGCGAGTATTTGACAGATGCCTTGAATTTCGGCTTTGAAGTAGCTCCCCTGACCATCAATACCATTCCTTATAAGGATAAATTTCAAGATAAAAAGATTTATCTAGGTTTGAAGAATATCAAGGGCTTGCCGAGAGACTTTGCCTATTGGATGATTGAGCATCGTCCATTTACCAGCGTGGAAGACTTTATGTTGAGATTGCCCCGCCAATATCATAAGCCGACCTTGTTGACGCCGATTATCCAGCTTGGTCTGTTTGATAGTTTTGAAAAGAATCGCCGAAAAATTGTTGAAAATCTATCCAATCTTTTTGTCTTTGTAGATGAACTGGGCTCTTTGTTTGCCGATACGACCTACAGCTGGATTCAGGTGGAAGATTATACCCCAGCTGAAAAGTTTGAATTTGAGCAGTTTATCATTGGGGTAGGTTTAAGCGAACATCCTTTAGCTGAATTGGCAAAAAATGCCATCCATCCTTATAAAGCTATTGTCGACTTGGTGGCAAATACCCGTGAGACGATTTTAGTGGAAGTTCAGTCCATCAAGGTTATTCGGACCAAGGCAGGGGAAAATATGGCCTTTATGCAAGTATCCGATAGCAAGAATAAGCTCGAAGTAACCGTCTTTGCTGAAGCCTTCCGCCATTATCAGTCCCTCCTTCATGAAAAGGGATTTTACTATCTGACCGGAAGAATGCAGGAAAGAGAAGGAAGACTTCAAATGCTCTTGAATGAAGCAGAAGAAGCGACCAATGAACGTTTTTGGATTCAGGTGGCGGGGCACGAGCATGATGTTGCAATTTCCAATATCCTCCACCAATATACAGGAACGATTCCTGTTGTAATTCGGTATGAAAATGAGAAGAAAACAGTTTTTGCCCTCCACTTTAAGGTCCAAAAATCAGCGGAATTACAACAAATGTTAGAAAAAATGACAATGAAAACGATTTATCGCTAA
- a CDS encoding GntR family transcriptional regulator produces MAWTFDNNFPIYLQIMNRIKLQIISKQLKSGEKLPPVRELAAEAGVNPNTIQRALSDLEKEGFVYSQRTSGRFVTDNHDLILQSRQKLSQEELKNFVSTMEKFGYEAAELPSVVEQYLKGV; encoded by the coding sequence ATGGCATGGACATTTGACAATAACTTTCCCATTTATTTGCAAATTATGAATCGGATTAAGTTGCAAATCATCTCTAAACAGCTAAAAAGCGGAGAGAAATTACCCCCTGTTCGTGAATTAGCAGCCGAAGCTGGGGTCAATCCCAACACCATCCAGCGGGCCTTGTCCGACTTAGAAAAAGAAGGCTTTGTCTATTCACAACGAACCTCTGGTCGTTTTGTCACAGATAATCACGACTTAATCTTGCAATCCCGCCAAAAATTATCCCAAGAAGAGTTGAAAAATTTCGTATCAACTATGGAAAAATTTGGCTATGAAGCAGCTGAACTACCTAGTGTAGTGGAGCAATATTTGAAAGGAGTTTAG
- a CDS encoding ABC transporter ATP-binding protein, giving the protein MVTLLFENVSKHYGNTQALEHVSFEIESGKIVGLLGPNGSGKTTIIKLINGLLQPSEGSILINGMEPSTKTKSLVSYLPDTTYLNENMRVEDALTFFKDFYEDFDLERALHLLDDLEIDKTVKFKKLSKGNKEKVQLILVMSRHAQLYVLDEPIGGVDPAARDYILRTIISNYSPTSSVLISTHLISDIEPVLDDIIFIENGKIVRQGNVDDIRYESGESIDQLFRNEFKA; this is encoded by the coding sequence ATGGTTACCCTTCTATTTGAAAATGTATCAAAACACTACGGCAACACTCAAGCACTTGAGCATGTCTCATTTGAAATCGAATCTGGAAAAATTGTGGGTCTTTTAGGTCCCAACGGTTCTGGAAAAACAACGATTATTAAGCTCATCAACGGCCTCTTACAGCCAAGCGAAGGCAGCATTCTCATCAACGGGATGGAGCCTTCCACCAAGACAAAATCCTTGGTCTCTTACTTACCAGATACGACTTATCTCAACGAAAACATGCGTGTCGAGGATGCCTTAACCTTCTTCAAGGATTTCTACGAGGATTTCGATTTAGAACGTGCCCTTCACTTATTAGACGATTTGGAAATTGATAAAACTGTCAAATTTAAAAAACTTTCCAAAGGAAACAAAGAAAAAGTTCAACTGATTTTAGTCATGAGTCGCCATGCTCAACTTTACGTCCTTGATGAGCCCATCGGAGGGGTCGATCCAGCAGCACGTGATTATATCCTTCGCACCATTATCAGTAATTATTCTCCAACATCCTCTGTGCTGATTTCAACGCACTTGATTTCAGATATTGAACCGGTATTGGATGATATTATCTTTATTGAAAATGGGAAAATCGTTCGTCAAGGCAATGTGGATGACATTCGCTACGAGTCTGGTGAGTCAATCGACCAGCTCTTCCGTAATGAATTCAAGGCCTAA
- a CDS encoding ABC-2 transporter permease, translating to MFLKLVKYEFKTVNKWYLGLYGSIITLSLIIGLWIRGGLEKNDFWTAMFNETSELYGTHTYPYESGSTSVLPEVFGMIVTIAFFSLFVALGISTLFLIIRRFKNSVYDREGYLTLTLPVTKHEIILSKLTAAFIWTILSVLTLLISVALIGFIISFDHVNWEQLFHIRALDWISIVQGFLFFVLSTTSSILLIYLAISIGQLFNDNRVIFGFMAYVGISIVMTTLSLLISANFNIGESLFVSYSIAQDLILSILYYFGTYYILKNKVNLQ from the coding sequence ATGTTTTTGAAATTAGTGAAATATGAATTTAAAACCGTTAACAAATGGTACTTAGGATTATATGGTAGCATCATCACGCTATCGCTCATCATCGGCTTATGGATTCGCGGCGGCTTAGAAAAAAATGACTTTTGGACCGCTATGTTTAACGAGACTTCAGAACTCTATGGCACTCACACCTATCCGTATGAGTCTGGAAGCACTTCTGTCTTACCAGAAGTGTTTGGAATGATTGTTACGATTGCCTTTTTCTCCCTGTTTGTTGCACTAGGAATTTCCACTCTCTTTCTAATTATTCGTCGTTTTAAAAATAGCGTCTATGACCGAGAAGGCTACTTAACCTTGACACTTCCTGTCACCAAGCATGAGATTATCCTCTCTAAACTGACTGCTGCGTTCATTTGGACCATTCTCAGTGTGTTAACTCTCCTAATCAGCGTAGCTCTGATTGGCTTTATTATCAGCTTTGATCATGTCAACTGGGAACAGCTCTTCCATATCCGTGCCCTTGATTGGATTTCCATCGTACAAGGATTTTTATTCTTCGTGTTATCTACTACATCCAGTATCCTCCTCATTTACTTGGCCATTTCGATCGGTCAGCTCTTCAATGATAATCGAGTAATCTTTGGCTTTATGGCCTATGTGGGAATCTCAATAGTAATGACTACCCTCTCTCTACTCATTTCTGCTAACTTTAACATTGGTGAGTCACTCTTTGTCAGCTACTCCATCGCACAAGACCTTATCCTGTCCATTCTCTACTACTTTGGAACCTACTATATCTTAAAAAACAAGGTAAATCTGCAATAA